The following are encoded together in the Lytechinus variegatus isolate NC3 chromosome 19, Lvar_3.0, whole genome shotgun sequence genome:
- the LOC121406160 gene encoding uncharacterized protein LOC121406160: protein MVSARTSSAIFILLCSVVHSAMAYEVYYGSWYLYVWIPLLIIAIIRCCCYLNRKREPEQRIVYVDGVPADQTQTTINTTQVTAGISVVIPPEQAPPYGQHQGPVINSAYTPGPGDAYPPQKHEAAMYPPASGANAAYPPPPPGYSEAVKLPNYQSS, encoded by the exons ATGGTGTCGGCTAGAACTTCATCTGCCATTTTCATTCTATTATGTAGTGTGGTGCACAGTGCAATGGCTTATGAAGTCT aTTACGGTTCTTGGTATCTCTATGTCTGGATCCCTCTGCTAATTATTGCGATTATCCGGTGCTGCTGCTATTTGAACCGGAAGCGAGAACCGGAACAACGAATTGTCTACGTAGATGGCGTCCCAGCGGATCAAACTCAGACGACAATCAACACTACGCAAGTTACTGCAGGAATTAGCGTAGTGATTCCACCGGAACAGGCACCACCCTATGGGCAGCATCAAGGACCTGTCATCAATTCGGCTTACACTCCGGGTCCTGGTGATGCGTATCCACCACAGAAACATGAAGCGGCGATGTACCCACCAGCCTCTGGGGCAAATGCCGCctaccctcctcctcctccaggGTACAGCGAGGCCGTCAAACTTCCCAACTACCAGTCAAGTTAG